The Gemmatimonadota bacterium genomic interval CGTCTCGGCCTCGAGATGGTCGCCGTGGAGCTGCACCAGTGCCGCGGCCCAATCGATCGTCTCCGCCGCGCCCGGCATCCGGGAGAGCGGCCGGGTGCGGAGCCCCTGCACGAACGCTGCGATCTCGGTGGCCAGCCGCTCGCTCACCCGTGGCACGCGGCTCTTGATGATGCGGACCTCCTTTTCGAGGGTGGGATGCGCCACATACAGGTACAGGCAGCGGCGGCGCAGCGCATCGCCGATCTCGCGCGAGCGGTTGGACGTGAGCACCACGTACGGCACGTGGGTGGCCGAGATCGTCCCCAGCTCGGGGATCGTCACCTGGTAATCGGAGAGCAGCTCGAGGAGGAACGCCTCGAATCCGTCGTCAGCCCGGTCGATCTCGTCGACCAGCAGGACGGGCGGGCCGTCCGGCCGAGTAATGGCCCTGAGCAACGGTCGCTCCAGCAAGAAGTCGCGGCTGAAGATGACGTGCTCCAGCTCCTCGGGGGTGCGGCCGTCCACCTCGACCATCCGCAGCCGCAGCAACTGGCGCTGGTAGTCCCACTCGTAGAGCGCCGTATTGACGTCGAGCCCCTCGTAGCACTGGAGCCGGATCAGCTCTGTGCCGAGTGAGGTAGCCATCACCTTGGCGATCTCGGTCTTCCCCACCCCGGCGTCGCCCTCGATGAGGAGGGGGCGGCGCATGCGCTGCGCGAGATACACCGCCGTGGCGATCTCCGGCTCCGCGATGTAGCCGAGCCGCTCCATGGCGGCCTGCATCTCGGCGATTTCGGTTTTCATGCCCCGCTCTCGGCGGCCGCGAC includes:
- a CDS encoding MoxR family ATPase codes for the protein MKTEIAEMQAAMERLGYIAEPEIATAVYLAQRMRRPLLIEGDAGVGKTEIAKVMATSLGTELIRLQCYEGLDVNTALYEWDYQRQLLRLRMVEVDGRTPEELEHVIFSRDFLLERPLLRAITRPDGPPVLLVDEIDRADDGFEAFLLELLSDYQVTIPELGTISATHVPYVVLTSNRSREIGDALRRRCLYLYVAHPTLEKEVRIIKSRVPRVSERLATEIAAFVQGLRTRPLSRMPGAAETIDWAAALVQLHGDHLEAETVAMTLGCILKGQRDVADVDGETIGALLEEARAAVGEVG